One genomic region from Sphingobacterium multivorum encodes:
- a CDS encoding PH domain-containing protein: MREVFKTHIPFGSYIWGTGAIIFIAMISYEDLHRGLYTGALLLFAVFALTWYFTFFYKRYWIEDNKLFIKSIWGTDSVDVNSIRKVETDKVFWFGSMRFTVLRPYRKGMILHYNVIDDIFIDPENPTEFIDKLRQIEPNIKVVE; the protein is encoded by the coding sequence ATGAGAGAAGTATTTAAAACACACATACCCTTCGGTAGCTATATTTGGGGGACGGGGGCGATTATTTTTATTGCCATGATATCCTACGAAGATTTGCATCGAGGTTTATATACGGGGGCATTATTGTTGTTTGCGGTATTTGCATTAACCTGGTATTTCACTTTCTTCTATAAACGTTATTGGATTGAAGACAATAAACTGTTTATTAAAAGTATCTGGGGAACAGATTCTGTTGATGTCAACTCCATTCGTAAAGTAGAGACTGACAAGGTATTTTGGTTTGGATCGATGAGATTCACCGTTTTGCGGCCCTATAGAAAAGGAATGATCTTGCATTATAATGTGATTGATGATATATTCATTGATCCAGAAAATCCAACCGAGTTTATTGACAAATTGCGGCAGATTGAGCCTAATATCAAAGTGGTTGAGTAG
- a CDS encoding DUF4302 domain-containing protein, translating into MKLNKLLYPLLLLVAMVACKNENDDLTFGERPEIRMKEKIDSISFVLQTATNGWKAVLGTGLGGGYSFYLNFNGQQEVNMMADLTAASATTAAKSNYRIKQDNGATLIFDTFNYISLLNDPSSSTFNGVTRDGYKSDLEFAFAYSKGDTLGFIGKRFRQSFVLIKATAAEKSAYEAGNLKKSLDNTVDYFKTNANPYIDVADGNSTYKMAVTVNTLSNNTNGKRIEFASLLADGTTSAVKGKYAFALDGVTIIDGGLTYRGVTYVSILAENGKMYLVDSKGAKYEIKNSVQPILPLFKLMGSKYVGMRSPYKTYYPGTSVSGLTILQRFHNGLASGTGYVFNSGYMELGWDVANSRIELRGFSSQNGGSSGWLTTIVYNYTLDEATGTYKCTLKTAASGGYTSAILDQMHSFLLKNSFKLDYYLDGGILYGSVASVENPDIVMTFQLR; encoded by the coding sequence ATGAAGTTAAATAAACTCTTATATCCGCTACTATTGCTAGTTGCTATGGTAGCTTGTAAAAATGAAAATGACGATCTGACTTTCGGCGAACGTCCTGAAATTAGAATGAAAGAAAAGATTGATTCGATCTCCTTTGTTTTACAGACTGCCACAAACGGTTGGAAAGCAGTTTTAGGAACAGGTCTAGGTGGAGGATATTCATTTTACCTTAATTTTAATGGCCAACAAGAGGTCAATATGATGGCTGATTTGACAGCTGCAAGTGCAACGACGGCTGCCAAATCGAATTATCGTATAAAACAAGATAATGGAGCAACACTGATATTCGATACGTTTAATTATATCTCGTTATTGAATGATCCAAGTTCGTCAACATTTAATGGTGTAACACGTGACGGTTACAAAAGTGATCTCGAGTTTGCTTTTGCCTATTCAAAAGGAGATACGCTAGGTTTCATTGGAAAAAGATTTAGACAATCCTTTGTATTGATAAAAGCAACAGCAGCCGAAAAATCTGCTTATGAAGCTGGTAACCTCAAGAAATCCCTGGATAATACCGTGGATTATTTTAAAACCAATGCTAATCCATATATCGATGTTGCTGATGGAAACAGTACATACAAAATGGCTGTCACTGTAAATACATTGAGCAATAATACCAATGGAAAACGTATCGAGTTTGCATCATTATTGGCTGATGGTACTACATCTGCAGTGAAAGGTAAGTATGCATTTGCATTAGATGGCGTTACGATTATAGATGGGGGACTGACCTATAGAGGGGTTACTTATGTTTCCATATTGGCAGAGAATGGGAAGATGTATCTGGTTGATAGTAAAGGTGCTAAATATGAGATTAAGAATTCAGTTCAGCCAATATTACCATTATTTAAGTTGATGGGCAGTAAATATGTTGGCATGAGAAGTCCTTATAAAACATATTATCCAGGAACATCAGTCAGTGGTCTTACCATTTTGCAGCGTTTCCACAATGGATTGGCTTCTGGTACGGGCTACGTGTTCAATTCAGGATATATGGAATTAGGTTGGGATGTTGCCAATTCAAGAATAGAACTTAGAGGTTTCTCAAGCCAGAATGGCGGAAGTTCGGGTTGGTTGACAACAATAGTGTATAACTATACGTTGGATGAAGCTACAGGTACCTATAAATGCACGTTGAAAACTGCGGCTTCGGGAGGCTATACTTCAGCGATTTTGGATCAAATGCACTCGTTCTTATTGAAGAATAGTTTTAAACTAGACTATTATCTAGACGGTGGAATATTGTACGGAAGCGTTGCTTCAGTCGAGAATCCCGATATTGTAATGACATTTCAGTTGAGATAA
- a CDS encoding substrate import-associated zinc metallohydrolase lipoprotein has translation MKILSKILILFLAIFLYSSCQKEVVKKVDFSNYNDDDPQTNTELDAWLKTTFLDEYNIDVVYRYNRYYHDAERNVTPIYVDKVKPAMTAVLESYILPYRKVAGETFIKRYVPKEWVLFGSPSLATDGTGVAGTAAAGRRVTLYSLNTQSPNFGVLVIHHEFTHILNQLVAIPTDFESISKADYNADWAKIPADTAKKYGFVTSYAMGKYTEDYAEVAAHLLVKGQAWYDNYASGSSTLGKTKLKQKEANVVNYFTTGLKVDFRALQKEVQEYMKRTAPTDNSLSIRPYVSSLYKTVTMNLSNAYYTKYGTSSAFSSAYSALRTGLAASNRTLNSISVRFDSSTQATIRVNYTSASGTFDADFTFSYTYDKSTGDLKLTKADQAGTTGNYQNANNIAGAFNSSLLSYFSNKVFTASWLNANVDPVDYNNLGAFYEKDNATNYWYGTLGQTL, from the coding sequence ATGAAAATATTAAGTAAAATATTGATTTTGTTTTTGGCTATCTTCCTTTATAGTTCTTGTCAGAAGGAGGTAGTTAAAAAGGTAGACTTTTCAAACTATAATGACGACGATCCTCAAACCAATACGGAATTGGATGCGTGGTTGAAAACTACTTTTCTTGATGAGTATAATATTGATGTTGTGTACCGTTACAACAGATATTATCACGATGCAGAACGGAATGTGACGCCAATTTATGTGGATAAGGTAAAACCAGCTATGACTGCGGTACTGGAAAGCTATATCTTACCTTACCGTAAAGTTGCAGGCGAAACCTTTATAAAACGCTATGTACCGAAAGAATGGGTGTTGTTTGGATCGCCTTCATTGGCTACAGATGGAACAGGTGTTGCGGGAACAGCAGCAGCCGGCAGGCGGGTTACACTATATTCTTTAAATACACAGTCCCCTAATTTTGGGGTTTTGGTAATTCATCATGAGTTTACCCATATTTTGAACCAATTGGTTGCTATTCCTACAGATTTCGAGTCGATTTCCAAAGCCGATTACAATGCTGATTGGGCTAAGATACCTGCAGATACAGCGAAGAAGTATGGTTTTGTAACATCTTATGCGATGGGTAAATATACGGAAGACTATGCCGAGGTTGCTGCCCATCTATTGGTTAAAGGACAGGCATGGTACGATAATTATGCAAGTGGTTCTTCTACATTAGGAAAAACCAAGCTGAAGCAGAAAGAAGCGAATGTTGTCAATTACTTCACCACAGGACTGAAAGTGGATTTCAGAGCATTACAGAAGGAAGTTCAAGAGTATATGAAAAGAACAGCTCCAACGGATAATTCATTAAGTATCCGCCCATATGTATCAAGCTTATACAAAACGGTGACGATGAATCTCTCCAATGCCTATTATACGAAATATGGTACTTCGAGTGCTTTTTCGAGTGCTTATAGTGCTTTGAGAACGGGCTTAGCTGCATCGAACAGAACGCTGAATAGTATATCTGTTCGCTTTGATTCATCTACTCAGGCAACTATCCGTGTCAACTACACGTCTGCGTCCGGTACCTTTGATGCCGATTTTACATTTTCCTACACTTATGATAAATCTACAGGTGATTTAAAACTAACAAAAGCTGATCAAGCCGGAACCACAGGAAATTATCAAAATGCAAATAATATTGCGGGAGCTTTTAATTCGAGTTTATTGTCATATTTTTCGAATAAAGTGTTTACTGCAAGCTGGTTAAATGCAAATGTAGATCCAGTTGATTATAATAACCTGGGCGCCTTTTATGAGAAAGACAACGCAACGAACTATTGGTATGGTACTTTAGGACAGACATTATAA
- a CDS encoding RagB/SusD family nutrient uptake outer membrane protein: MKNFNRIHIGVIGALVLLASCNKYLDKEPDNRTEINTVQKVAQLVGTAYPSADYLSFAESASDNAVDKGPGVGNSVDTRDRPYAWEDIIGAGTNTSSNYWNGCYEAISAANQALESIETYKLGAAANPYKGEALVARAYAHHMLAIFFAKNYEIGGANDSPGIPYVTKPGEKVLQQYERGTVKSTYENIVKDLEEGLPLLSSTAYKVPKYHFTAEAAHAFASRLYLFLGEWQKAVDHATLASGGDFLTKLRPINTTMQNQESAVFREGFTKSDVKSTLLLANCYSTWTYNESPRYGYGPALTAMFNTPNVTGGTLANKVLSYSTANYTTYKWLYYFFYTGPGIGFPYIMQPLLTLDETILNRAEAYAELGNYQASLDDLNTFYSTKIRNYVPSTHQVTLPKIMAFFSEADPKKGLVQTVLTAKKAEFLQEGLRWIDIARRNLTVVHNVIDAKGIETTIELKPGDPRRIFQLPEEVKLAGVELNPR; this comes from the coding sequence ATGAAAAATTTTAATAGAATTCACATTGGAGTTATCGGAGCCCTAGTTTTATTGGCTTCTTGTAATAAATATTTAGATAAAGAACCGGATAACCGAACCGAGATAAATACGGTACAAAAAGTTGCCCAATTGGTTGGGACTGCATATCCTTCAGCTGATTATCTTTCTTTTGCAGAATCCGCATCGGACAATGCTGTTGATAAAGGACCTGGAGTAGGAAACTCTGTCGATACACGTGATAGGCCGTATGCCTGGGAAGATATTATTGGTGCAGGAACCAATACGTCCAGTAATTATTGGAACGGCTGTTATGAAGCAATTTCTGCGGCTAACCAAGCATTAGAATCCATTGAAACATACAAATTGGGCGCTGCAGCCAATCCATATAAAGGAGAGGCTTTAGTTGCGCGCGCTTACGCTCATCATATGTTGGCCATTTTCTTTGCAAAAAACTATGAGATCGGTGGAGCAAACGATTCCCCTGGTATTCCCTATGTAACAAAACCAGGTGAAAAGGTGTTGCAGCAATATGAGCGTGGAACAGTGAAGTCAACCTATGAGAATATTGTAAAGGACTTGGAAGAAGGACTGCCTTTATTGTCGTCAACAGCTTATAAGGTACCAAAATATCATTTCACGGCTGAAGCTGCTCATGCTTTTGCTTCTCGTTTGTATTTGTTCTTGGGAGAGTGGCAAAAAGCGGTTGACCATGCGACCTTAGCTTCGGGCGGAGATTTTTTAACGAAATTGAGACCTATAAATACAACAATGCAAAATCAGGAAAGTGCTGTATTTAGAGAAGGATTTACAAAATCAGATGTGAAATCTACCTTGTTGTTGGCAAACTGTTATTCAACCTGGACTTATAATGAAAGCCCTCGTTACGGATATGGCCCAGCATTAACAGCAATGTTTAATACACCTAATGTAACTGGGGGAACATTGGCGAACAAAGTATTGTCATACAGCACCGCAAATTATACAACGTATAAATGGTTATATTACTTCTTCTATACTGGACCTGGTATCGGATTCCCTTATATCATGCAACCGCTGCTGACATTGGACGAAACAATATTAAATAGAGCAGAAGCGTATGCTGAGCTAGGAAATTATCAGGCATCATTAGACGACCTGAATACATTTTATAGCACAAAAATCAGAAATTATGTACCCAGTACGCATCAGGTAACTCTTCCTAAGATCATGGCATTTTTTAGTGAGGCAGATCCGAAAAAGGGATTAGTACAAACCGTACTGACAGCAAAAAAAGCTGAATTTTTACAGGAAGGTCTACGTTGGATTGATATCGCTCGAAGAAATCTGACCGTAGTACATAATGTCATTGACGCGAAGGGAATAGAAACAACTATTGAACTGAAACCCGGCGATCCAAGACGAATTTTCCAACTTCCGGAAGAAGTTAAATTAGCCGGAGTAGAATTAAACCCTAGATAA
- a CDS encoding SusC/RagA family TonB-linked outer membrane protein has product MKISTCLLFAFVTGVHAKSTAQKVTLNMRNARIEEALSAISKQSHLRVLYSENLNSKARISVNVKNASVEEALNAVLKANNIEYKIIANTISVNSNLKNFSLTVPVEVQQQSISGTVKDKDGKELSGATITVKGTSVSTQTDEQGRFKINAPLNSTLVVRYIGYAGAEISVGGRTTVPIILKSLDNQLDVVDVVATGYQNIDRKFFTGSATRVDAKDAERAGVPDVSRMLEGQVAGVSLQNVSGTFGAAPKIRVRGATSLSGDNKPLWVIDGIILEDVVNISNEQLSTGDMNTLLGSSVAGLNPDDIESFNILKDAAATAMYGARAMNGVIVVTTKKGKVSEGKPHVSYTGNFTSYIKPSYNNFDVMTSYDQMAVMIELKNKGYYQIPSASRGANGGVFYKMYNKLYEYDETTKTYGLRNDAPSQVDFLTRYANANTDWFDLLFKNSFVQEHSLSVSSGTEKTQNYSSVSYLKDPGMTIGNNVQRFTGNFRSNYKFNDKFSAEVLGNGSIRQQKTPGTVNQQSDPVYGSYYRGYDINPYNYALGTSRLITPYDENGDLEYFTRDYAPFNILNEVNNNYMELGMIDFKVQGALKYKIIPSLSYAVTGAYRFSKSENQTFLKENSNYVQSFRAMSDATIVGSNDKLYNNPAFPNDLPISVLPEGGFYKINNDNLKYYYFRQDLEFNKEFNGGHNVNVFANMEMITTDRQAEFFDGVGYSYENGGLAVPAYEYFKEAREEGKPYYGMGYNFTRFNGYSLRAAYAYKQKYSVNGTVRYDGSNKMGKSRTARWLPTWNVSGKWNVDEEKFWPKDLFLSNLSVRATYGMVANMGNATNSSAVFYNQIARRREIVDQETLTYISNIANKELTWEKMNEFNLGFDMGLFESKVGLTVDLYKRKSYDLLGSIQTSGIDGEYTKTANYADMDAKGIEVAITGTPVKSKDFRWKTNFNFAFNKNKITRLDINPNIWRAVSNTGGAVQGYSQRSLFSLQFDGLNPEYGYPTFIGTDGIKTTNVYLQSQILDYLKYEGPVEPTFTGGFFNAFSYKSFTLSGLLTFSAGNKLRLKPSIRSSYDDMSVMTKDMLNRWIMPGDELKTTIPALLDPISATNVVSASGTQVSAAYPYNAYNYSTERVVDGDYIKLKNISLGYALPKEFISRMSITNASINVVANNIWTIMADKRLHGQDPEFFATGGVALPVPKQVTISLKVGF; this is encoded by the coding sequence ATGAAAATTAGTACATGTCTTCTATTCGCATTTGTAACTGGCGTACATGCAAAGAGCACGGCGCAAAAAGTTACGCTAAATATGCGCAATGCCCGCATTGAAGAAGCACTCTCTGCCATCTCCAAGCAGTCCCATTTACGTGTGCTGTATAGTGAAAATCTAAATTCTAAAGCACGAATTTCTGTTAATGTTAAAAATGCATCAGTCGAAGAAGCTCTGAATGCCGTTTTGAAGGCTAATAATATTGAATACAAAATTATTGCCAATACCATTTCAGTCAATAGTAATTTAAAGAACTTTAGTCTAACTGTTCCTGTAGAAGTGCAGCAGCAGTCTATTTCTGGAACGGTAAAAGATAAAGACGGGAAAGAATTGAGTGGTGCTACAATTACTGTTAAAGGAACTTCAGTTTCTACGCAGACGGATGAGCAGGGACGTTTTAAAATCAATGCCCCTCTAAATTCGACGTTAGTTGTTCGGTATATTGGGTATGCAGGTGCTGAAATCTCTGTTGGCGGTCGTACGACTGTTCCCATTATTTTGAAATCGCTCGATAATCAATTAGATGTGGTCGATGTTGTTGCGACTGGTTATCAAAATATTGACAGAAAATTTTTTACAGGATCTGCGACCAGAGTAGATGCCAAAGATGCTGAGCGCGCTGGGGTGCCTGATGTTTCTAGAATGCTCGAAGGACAAGTTGCGGGTGTTTCCCTTCAAAATGTTTCGGGAACCTTTGGGGCGGCACCGAAGATTCGTGTACGTGGAGCAACTTCATTATCAGGGGATAATAAGCCGCTTTGGGTGATCGACGGTATTATTTTAGAAGATGTGGTTAATATCTCCAATGAGCAGTTATCAACCGGAGATATGAATACCCTGTTAGGGTCCTCTGTTGCAGGGCTCAACCCTGACGATATCGAAAGTTTCAATATTTTAAAGGATGCTGCAGCAACGGCGATGTATGGTGCGCGGGCAATGAATGGAGTAATCGTTGTAACCACCAAAAAAGGAAAGGTTTCTGAAGGCAAACCGCATGTAAGCTACACGGGTAATTTTACATCCTATATTAAACCGAGTTATAATAATTTTGATGTAATGACTTCATATGACCAAATGGCGGTCATGATAGAGTTGAAGAATAAGGGATATTACCAAATTCCAAGTGCTTCAAGAGGGGCTAATGGTGGAGTCTTTTATAAAATGTACAATAAGCTGTATGAATATGACGAGACAACGAAAACATACGGACTTAGAAATGACGCTCCGAGTCAGGTTGATTTCTTGACACGTTACGCAAATGCAAATACCGATTGGTTTGATCTGTTGTTCAAAAATTCATTTGTTCAGGAACATTCCTTAAGCGTTTCTTCCGGTACTGAGAAGACTCAAAATTATTCATCTGTTTCTTATTTGAAAGACCCCGGGATGACGATTGGTAATAACGTCCAAAGATTTACGGGTAATTTTAGGTCTAACTATAAATTCAATGACAAATTCAGCGCCGAAGTATTAGGAAATGGATCTATTCGACAACAAAAGACACCTGGTACTGTAAACCAACAATCAGATCCTGTATATGGGTCTTATTATCGCGGTTATGATATCAATCCATATAATTACGCTCTTGGTACGAGCCGTTTGATTACACCTTATGACGAGAATGGTGATCTTGAATATTTTACACGTGACTATGCACCATTTAACATCCTAAATGAGGTGAACAACAATTATATGGAACTTGGTATGATCGATTTCAAAGTGCAGGGTGCTCTGAAATATAAGATTATTCCTAGCCTTTCATACGCTGTTACGGGAGCATATCGTTTCTCAAAAAGTGAAAATCAAACCTTTTTAAAAGAGAACTCAAACTATGTACAGTCCTTTAGAGCAATGTCGGATGCAACCATAGTAGGCTCAAATGATAAGTTATATAACAACCCCGCCTTTCCAAACGATTTACCTATCAGTGTTTTACCAGAGGGTGGATTTTATAAAATTAATAACGACAATTTAAAATATTATTATTTCCGCCAGGATTTAGAATTCAATAAAGAATTTAATGGAGGACATAATGTCAATGTTTTCGCTAATATGGAAATGATCACAACGGACCGTCAAGCTGAATTTTTTGATGGCGTTGGATACTCCTATGAGAACGGAGGATTGGCGGTTCCAGCATATGAATATTTTAAAGAAGCAAGAGAAGAGGGCAAACCTTATTATGGCATGGGATACAACTTTACCCGGTTTAATGGATATAGTTTGCGAGCGGCCTATGCATATAAACAAAAATATTCCGTCAATGGAACTGTCCGTTACGATGGTTCTAATAAAATGGGTAAATCGCGCACAGCACGTTGGTTGCCTACCTGGAACGTTTCGGGAAAATGGAATGTTGATGAAGAAAAGTTCTGGCCGAAAGATTTATTCTTAAGCAATCTATCTGTCCGTGCGACTTATGGTATGGTCGCCAATATGGGTAATGCAACAAATTCTTCTGCGGTGTTCTATAATCAAATAGCGAGACGTCGCGAGATTGTGGATCAAGAAACGCTAACTTATATATCCAATATTGCCAATAAAGAATTGACTTGGGAAAAAATGAACGAGTTCAATTTAGGCTTTGATATGGGCTTGTTCGAAAGCAAGGTCGGGTTAACAGTCGATTTATATAAGAGAAAGAGTTATGACCTTTTAGGTTCAATTCAAACCTCAGGTATTGACGGAGAGTATACAAAGACAGCCAATTATGCCGATATGGATGCAAAGGGTATTGAAGTCGCTATAACAGGTACTCCTGTCAAGTCCAAAGATTTTAGGTGGAAGACCAACTTTAACTTTGCTTTTAATAAGAATAAAATCACGCGTTTGGATATTAATCCCAATATCTGGCGGGCAGTTTCAAATACAGGTGGAGCTGTGCAGGGCTATTCACAACGTAGCTTATTTTCTCTTCAATTTGATGGTTTAAATCCAGAATATGGATATCCAACTTTCATTGGAACGGATGGTATCAAGACGACGAATGTATACCTACAGAGTCAAATCCTAGATTATTTAAAGTATGAAGGACCCGTTGAGCCAACATTTACGGGAGGTTTCTTCAACGCATTTTCTTATAAAAGTTTTACACTTTCCGGTCTATTGACCTTTTCTGCGGGAAACAAATTACGTCTAAAACCCTCGATCAGATCGTCATATGATGACATGTCTGTTATGACAAAAGACATGTTAAACCGTTGGATCATGCCGGGAGATGAGCTGAAAACAACGATACCGGCCCTATTGGATCCAATTTCGGCAACCAATGTGGTTAGTGCATCTGGTACACAAGTAAGTGCTGCATATCCTTACAATGCATACAATTATTCAACTGAACGAGTCGTAGATGGCGATTATATTAAGTTGAAAAATATATCGTTGGGGTATGCGCTGCCAAAGGAATTTATTTCGCGGATGAGTATTACCAATGCAAGTATTAACGTCGTTGCAAATAACATTTGGACAATTATGGCGGATAAGAGATTGCACGGACAGGACCCTGAGTTTTTTGCCACAGGAGGTGTTGCTTTACCGGTTCCAAAACAGGTTACAATCTCATTAAAAGTAGGATTTTAA
- a CDS encoding FecR family protein, translating into MKENTGHISKIIQKFLSGQLTEEEQSQLDKWLNSSLQNRRFLESFRQAENIEEDLSIVRQLNANQAWDKLNNKKRNGRAFGKWSLGIAASIVFLFGGFLLWQGDFDSFLSGDKRVIVSKKQDIAPATSGAVLVLADGTKVSLNGDSTKTLTENNNLIGNSNELVVKQTDQPIPLQYNSLIVPKASFYKMTLADGTKVWVNALSQLKFPAQFSTKERRVFLAGEAYFEVTPNAEQPFIVESRGNEIKVLGTHFNINSYSDLVRTTLAEGRVEVWQNNQHVELFPGEYASSFKDNLVKGKADLAHDLAWHNNEFYFKKETITNIAHQLSRWYDLDVTFRGDVQLDKEYTGSIERDVKLSQVLEMLSYVSNLKFELEGNKLIIATRT; encoded by the coding sequence ATGAAAGAAAACACAGGGCATATTTCAAAAATTATCCAAAAGTTCTTGAGCGGTCAGCTTACGGAAGAAGAACAAAGTCAACTGGATAAATGGTTGAACTCCAGTCTCCAAAATAGACGATTTTTGGAATCATTTCGTCAAGCAGAAAATATTGAAGAAGATTTATCCATTGTTAGGCAACTGAATGCAAATCAAGCATGGGATAAGTTGAATAATAAAAAACGAAATGGACGAGCTTTTGGCAAATGGTCATTGGGCATTGCAGCATCTATTGTATTTTTGTTTGGAGGTTTTCTATTATGGCAAGGTGATTTTGATTCATTCCTTTCGGGGGATAAGCGTGTAATAGTTTCAAAAAAACAAGATATAGCACCTGCTACAAGCGGTGCAGTATTAGTTCTCGCCGACGGTACAAAGGTTTCTTTAAACGGTGATTCCACTAAAACCTTGACAGAAAATAACAATTTAATCGGTAACAGCAATGAATTGGTCGTTAAGCAAACCGATCAACCAATTCCATTGCAGTATAACTCTTTGATTGTTCCCAAAGCAAGTTTTTATAAAATGACCTTAGCAGATGGAACCAAGGTATGGGTCAATGCATTATCTCAATTGAAATTTCCGGCCCAGTTTTCCACAAAAGAACGTCGGGTTTTTTTGGCTGGCGAAGCCTATTTTGAAGTTACACCTAATGCAGAGCAGCCGTTTATAGTTGAGTCAAGAGGAAACGAAATTAAGGTGTTGGGTACACATTTTAATATTAATTCCTATTCAGATCTGGTTCGTACGACCTTGGCCGAGGGTAGAGTTGAGGTATGGCAAAACAATCAACATGTCGAGTTATTCCCCGGTGAATATGCATCTTCTTTTAAGGACAATTTAGTCAAAGGGAAGGCCGATTTAGCCCATGATCTTGCATGGCACAACAATGAGTTTTATTTTAAAAAGGAAACGATAACGAATATCGCGCATCAGTTATCGCGCTGGTATGATCTTGATGTTACATTCCGAGGAGATGTACAGCTCGACAAGGAATATACGGGAAGTATCGAACGTGACGTAAAATTGTCTCAGGTATTGGAGATGCTATCTTATGTCAGCAATCTTAAATTTGAGCTAGAAGGGAATAAACTCATTATCGCGACAAGAACCTAA
- a CDS encoding RNA polymerase sigma factor produces MQKEEVLFKTHYNGLCHFAWKILGDLTIAEDLVQDSFIAYFKNTDQVSDNEIAIKNYLYSSVRFACYNHIRHEKVRQKYWNVVGFTEEDNTALELNMIHSEVIQEIYRIIEEMPFACQQVFRLGYLEGLSNLEITKELQISINTVKTQKQRGMKMLLKRLNPEFIPLVIFLLKNI; encoded by the coding sequence ATGCAGAAAGAAGAAGTATTATTCAAAACACACTATAATGGATTATGTCATTTTGCATGGAAGATATTGGGTGATCTTACTATAGCTGAAGATCTTGTACAGGATTCTTTTATTGCTTATTTCAAAAATACTGATCAAGTCAGTGATAATGAGATTGCAATAAAAAATTACTTATATAGCTCTGTAAGATTTGCCTGTTATAACCACATTCGCCATGAAAAAGTTCGTCAAAAATACTGGAATGTAGTAGGTTTTACAGAGGAAGACAATACGGCTCTTGAATTAAATATGATCCATAGTGAGGTTATTCAGGAGATCTATAGAATCATTGAAGAGATGCCTTTTGCCTGTCAGCAAGTTTTTCGATTAGGCTATCTGGAAGGGTTGTCTAATTTGGAGATTACCAAAGAACTACAAATTAGTATCAATACCGTGAAAACACAAAAGCAGCGTGGTATGAAAATGCTGTTAAAACGATTAAATCCTGAATTTATCCCTCTTGTTATATTTTTATTAAAAAATATTTAA
- a CDS encoding DUF4302 domain-containing protein, whose translation MKFHSIYIAMFVSLLLGTSCDKKRDRFFEDNPTERLNASVDNAYNILKSNPNGWIMQYYPSRDLEFGGYNLFTKFTSDDRVEFQADYVHKNIHTDYTTQVSSYKVYPGAGPILTFDTFNEIIHFFALPGGYTEEGAVDSGTKGDFEFLVLKATADSVVLQGRKTYNRVVMLPIKSDPTALIKKLQKTAQLFDSFFEYAVEVGGKSYEAYIYSDMNRAFVFDDATDENIYSYVYTETGLEFYKEFSIKGVKVKKMTYVSPTSAYPYGYFENPEKTVKYVPIG comes from the coding sequence ATGAAATTTCATTCAATTTATATAGCCATGTTTGTATCGCTTTTGTTGGGAACAAGTTGCGACAAAAAGCGCGATCGATTCTTTGAAGATAACCCAACAGAACGGTTGAATGCAAGCGTAGATAATGCGTACAATATTTTAAAATCGAATCCGAACGGTTGGATTATGCAATACTATCCGAGTAGAGATTTGGAATTTGGGGGGTATAACCTTTTTACAAAGTTTACCTCCGATGATCGTGTTGAGTTTCAAGCGGACTACGTGCATAAAAATATACATACCGATTACACAACACAGGTAAGCTCCTATAAGGTGTATCCTGGAGCAGGACCTATTTTAACTTTTGACACGTTCAACGAGATTATTCATTTTTTTGCACTTCCAGGAGGATATACAGAAGAGGGAGCCGTGGATTCGGGGACAAAGGGAGATTTTGAGTTCTTAGTACTGAAAGCAACTGCCGATTCTGTGGTTCTCCAAGGACGGAAGACTTATAACCGTGTTGTGATGCTTCCGATAAAATCGGATCCGACAGCATTGATAAAAAAACTGCAGAAAACAGCTCAACTATTTGATTCTTTCTTTGAATATGCTGTAGAAGTCGGGGGAAAGAGTTATGAGGCTTATATTTACAGTGATATGAATCGAGCTTTTGTGTTTGATGATGCAACTGACGAGAATATCTATTCTTACGTGTATACAGAGACAGGATTAGAATTCTATAAGGAGTTTAGTATAAAAGGCGTAAAGGTCAAAAAGATGACTTATGTGAGTCCGACCTCCGCTTATCCGTATGGTTATTTTGAAAATCCGGAGAAAACTGTAAAGTATGTTCCGATAGGATAG